Proteins encoded by one window of Pseudonocardia sp. HH130629-09:
- a CDS encoding 3-hydroxyacyl-CoA dehydrogenase family protein, which yields MAREFRTVGVVGLGTMGAGIVEVFARNGLDVIAVEVDDTAGERGRAHLAASTDRAIERGKLTREQADELLGRITVTTTLADLAPAQLVVEAIPESLDAKTALLAEVDKVVAEDAILASNTSSLSVTELAVRTTRPGKVVGMHFFNPAPVQKLVEVVRTVVTEPDVISDVQAFADSLGKVPVVIGDRAGFIANALLFGYLNHAAKMYAERYASREDLDAGMRYGCGYPMGPLALLDLIGLDTAYEILETMYGESRNLMHAPNPVFKQMITAGLLGRKTGRGFYTYSAPHSSTVVADGETPASAVPADVTLRDVARVGVVGTGTMASGIVEVFAKAGYDVVVRGRSDSKVEGSVALVRKSLDKAVARGKLDEAGRDAVLARISGTTALEDMADVDLVVEAVAEELGVKRAMFGALDEICKPGAILATTTSSLPVVECAAVTQRPGDVIGMHFFNPAPVMKLVEVVSTIGTSRDVAATVLDVCQKLKKVPVSCGDRAGFIVNALLFPYLNDAVKMLEAHYATADDIDAAMKTGCALPMGPFELLDVVGLDVSLAIEKSLHAEFHQAGFAPAPLLEHLVTAGRLGRKTGHGFRDYTKR from the coding sequence GTGGCACGTGAGTTCCGGACCGTCGGAGTGGTCGGCCTCGGCACGATGGGGGCAGGCATCGTCGAGGTGTTCGCCCGCAACGGTCTCGATGTGATCGCCGTCGAGGTGGACGACACCGCGGGGGAGCGCGGCAGAGCCCATCTCGCGGCCTCGACCGACCGCGCCATCGAGCGCGGCAAGCTCACCCGGGAGCAGGCCGACGAGCTCCTCGGTCGCATCACCGTGACCACCACCCTGGCCGACCTGGCACCGGCGCAGCTGGTCGTCGAGGCCATCCCGGAGAGCCTGGACGCCAAGACCGCGCTGCTGGCCGAGGTCGACAAGGTCGTCGCCGAGGACGCCATCCTCGCCTCGAACACCTCGTCGCTGTCGGTCACCGAGCTGGCCGTGCGCACCACGCGCCCGGGCAAGGTCGTCGGGATGCACTTCTTCAACCCGGCGCCGGTCCAGAAGCTGGTCGAGGTCGTGCGGACCGTCGTCACCGAGCCCGACGTCATCTCCGACGTCCAGGCGTTCGCCGACTCCCTCGGGAAGGTCCCGGTCGTCATCGGCGACCGCGCGGGCTTCATCGCCAACGCGCTGCTGTTCGGCTACCTCAACCATGCCGCGAAGATGTACGCCGAGCGCTACGCCAGCCGCGAGGACCTCGACGCCGGCATGCGCTACGGCTGCGGCTACCCGATGGGCCCGCTGGCCCTGCTCGACCTCATCGGCCTGGACACCGCCTACGAGATCCTCGAGACGATGTACGGCGAGTCGCGCAACCTGATGCACGCGCCGAACCCGGTGTTCAAGCAGATGATCACCGCGGGCCTGCTCGGCCGGAAGACCGGGCGCGGCTTCTACACCTACTCCGCACCGCACAGCTCCACCGTCGTCGCCGACGGGGAGACCCCGGCCTCGGCCGTTCCCGCGGACGTGACCCTGCGCGACGTGGCGCGGGTCGGCGTGGTCGGCACCGGCACGATGGCCTCGGGCATCGTCGAGGTGTTCGCCAAGGCCGGCTACGACGTCGTCGTCCGCGGCCGCAGCGACTCCAAGGTCGAGGGCTCGGTCGCGCTGGTCCGCAAGTCCCTGGACAAGGCGGTCGCCCGCGGGAAGCTGGACGAGGCCGGCCGCGACGCCGTCCTCGCCCGGATCAGCGGCACCACCGCGCTGGAGGACATGGCCGACGTCGACCTGGTCGTCGAGGCCGTCGCCGAGGAGCTCGGCGTCAAGCGGGCGATGTTCGGCGCGCTCGACGAGATCTGCAAGCCCGGTGCCATCCTCGCGACGACGACCTCCTCGTTGCCCGTCGTCGAGTGTGCCGCGGTCACCCAGCGTCCGGGCGACGTGATCGGCATGCACTTCTTCAACCCGGCGCCGGTGATGAAGCTGGTCGAGGTCGTGTCCACGATCGGCACCTCGCGCGACGTGGCGGCCACCGTCCTCGACGTGTGCCAGAAGCTCAAGAAGGTGCCGGTGAGCTGCGGCGACCGGGCCGGGTTCATCGTCAACGCGCTGCTGTTCCCGTACCTGAACGACGCGGTGAAGATGCTGGAGGCCCACTACGCCACCGCCGACGACATCGACGCCGCGATGAAGACCGGTTGCGCGCTGCCGATGGGCCCGTTCGAGCTGCTCGACGTCGTCGGGCTCGACGTGTCGCTGGCGATCGAGAAGTCGCTGCACGCGGAGTTCCACCAGGCCGGGTTCGCCCCGGCGCCGCTGCTGGAGCACCTGGTGACCGCGGGCCGCCTCGGGCGTAAGACCGGTCACGGCTTCCGGGACTACACCAAGCGGTAG
- a CDS encoding aldehyde dehydrogenase family protein, whose protein sequence is MSATAADSTPTTAAVPASGDFASLSPRTGEELARYPVHDGEHVRARVRDAAEAAVWWDGLGFDERRRRLAAWKKVLVAQLDRVAGVVAAETGKPLDDARLEVVLAIDHLDWASANAKKVLGRRSVSPGLLMANQAASVAYRPLGVVGVIGPWNYPFFTPMGSIAYALAAGNTVVFKPSELTPGVGHEIARTLAEAVPEVGRYPLLTVVTGFGPTGAELCRAPGIGKIAFTGSAATGRRVMAACAENLVPVLMECGGKDPLIVDADADLDGAADAAVWGGMSNAGQTCVGVERVYVVESVAGRFLEKVRAAASALQVGTATNEGDLGPMTMPSQTEIVRRHVTDALERGGRAIVGGADSVPAQGGSISPVVIADVPEDSVAVTEETFGPLVVVNRVPDVDEAVRRANATGYGLGATVFSAKRGEQIAQRLRCGMVSINGVISFAGIPSLPFGGVGESGFGRIHGADGLREFTRAQSIARQRFGMPIVVTSFKRTARTMQTLVGIVKARHGR, encoded by the coding sequence GTGAGTGCCACCGCCGCTGACTCCACCCCTACGACGGCCGCCGTCCCCGCTTCCGGGGACTTCGCGTCGCTCTCGCCCCGTACCGGCGAGGAGCTGGCCCGCTACCCCGTGCACGACGGCGAGCACGTCCGCGCCCGGGTCCGGGACGCCGCCGAGGCCGCCGTCTGGTGGGACGGGCTCGGCTTCGACGAGCGCCGCCGCAGGCTCGCGGCGTGGAAGAAGGTGCTGGTCGCGCAGCTGGACCGGGTCGCGGGCGTCGTCGCCGCCGAGACCGGCAAGCCGCTCGACGACGCCCGACTCGAGGTCGTGCTCGCCATCGACCACCTGGACTGGGCCTCGGCGAACGCGAAAAAGGTGCTCGGGCGGCGCTCGGTGTCCCCGGGCCTGCTGATGGCGAACCAGGCTGCGTCGGTGGCGTACCGGCCGCTGGGCGTCGTCGGCGTCATCGGGCCGTGGAACTACCCGTTCTTCACGCCGATGGGCTCGATCGCCTACGCGCTGGCCGCCGGCAACACCGTGGTGTTCAAGCCCTCGGAGCTGACCCCGGGCGTCGGGCACGAGATCGCCCGCACGCTCGCCGAGGCGGTCCCCGAGGTGGGCCGGTACCCGCTGCTGACCGTCGTCACCGGGTTCGGGCCGACCGGCGCCGAGCTGTGCCGCGCCCCCGGCATCGGCAAGATCGCGTTCACCGGGTCCGCCGCGACCGGGCGCCGGGTGATGGCCGCCTGCGCGGAGAACCTGGTGCCGGTGCTCATGGAGTGCGGCGGCAAGGACCCGCTGATCGTCGACGCCGATGCCGATCTCGACGGCGCCGCGGACGCCGCCGTCTGGGGCGGGATGTCCAACGCGGGGCAGACCTGCGTCGGGGTGGAGCGGGTCTACGTCGTCGAATCCGTCGCGGGCCGGTTCCTGGAGAAGGTGCGGGCCGCGGCGTCGGCGCTGCAGGTCGGCACCGCCACGAACGAGGGCGACCTCGGGCCGATGACGATGCCGTCGCAGACCGAGATCGTGCGCCGGCACGTCACCGACGCCCTGGAACGCGGCGGCCGCGCGATCGTCGGTGGCGCCGACTCGGTGCCCGCCCAGGGCGGGTCGATCTCCCCGGTCGTCATCGCCGACGTGCCCGAGGACTCCGTCGCGGTCACCGAGGAGACCTTCGGCCCGCTCGTCGTGGTCAACCGGGTGCCCGACGTCGACGAAGCGGTCCGCCGTGCCAACGCCACCGGATACGGCCTCGGCGCGACGGTGTTCTCCGCGAAGCGCGGGGAGCAGATCGCGCAGCGGCTGCGCTGCGGCATGGTCTCGATCAACGGCGTGATCTCCTTCGCCGGGATCCCGTCGCTGCCCTTCGGCGGGGTGGGGGAGTCCGGCTTCGGCCGCATCCACGGCGCCGACGGGCTGCGCGAGTTCACCCGCGCCCAGTCGATCGCCCGGCAGCGGTTCGGGATGCCGATCGTGGTCACCAGCTTCAAACGGACCGCGCGCACGATGCAGACGCTCGTCGGGATCGTGAAGGCCCGGCACGGGCGCTGA
- the nucS gene encoding endonuclease NucS: MRLVIARCQVDYVGRLTAHLPMAPRLLLVKRDGSVSIHADDRAYKPLNWMSPPCWLTEEPGVWTVRNKADESLVITIDEVLHDSSHELGVDPGLVKDGVEAHLQELLAAHPETFGEGHTLVRREYMTAVGPVDLLLRDGSGAHVAVEVKRRGEIDGVEQLTRYLELMNRDPLLAPVEGVFAAQQIKPQARTLAVDRGIRCVTVDYDALRGMARDDLLLF, translated from the coding sequence GTGCGTCTCGTCATCGCCCGCTGCCAGGTGGACTACGTCGGACGGCTGACCGCCCATCTGCCCATGGCCCCCCGGTTGCTGCTGGTCAAACGGGACGGCTCGGTGAGCATCCACGCCGACGACCGTGCCTACAAGCCGCTCAACTGGATGTCCCCACCGTGCTGGCTCACTGAGGAGCCCGGTGTGTGGACGGTGCGCAACAAGGCCGACGAGTCGCTGGTCATCACCATCGACGAGGTGCTGCACGACTCCAGCCACGAGCTGGGCGTCGACCCGGGCCTGGTCAAGGACGGCGTCGAGGCGCACCTGCAGGAGCTGCTCGCCGCGCACCCGGAGACCTTCGGGGAGGGCCACACCCTGGTCCGGCGCGAGTACATGACCGCGGTCGGCCCGGTCGACCTGCTGCTGCGCGACGGGAGCGGCGCGCACGTCGCGGTCGAGGTGAAGCGCCGCGGCGAGATCGACGGCGTCGAGCAGCTCACCCGGTACCTGGAGCTGATGAACCGCGACCCGCTGCTCGCGCCGGTCGAGGGGGTGTTCGCGGCCCAGCAGATCAAGCCGCAGGCCCGCACGCTGGCCGTGGACCGCGGGATCCGCTGCGTGACCGTCGACTACGACGCGCTGCGGGGCATGGCGCGCGACGACCTGCTTCTGTTCTGA
- a CDS encoding NUDIX domain-containing protein, with protein sequence MSVREDGIRLPDGTEGLYGIVDKPTYALVIPRDDDGRLHLVEQYRYPVGGRRWEFPAGTAPDRADQDPAELAVRELVEETGLAAEHMTLLGTLDCAPGMSSQRGNVYLATGLTAGPPRREHSEQDMRAAWFTTAELTAMIRRGALTDAQSLAAWALLTLHDAGT encoded by the coding sequence ATGAGCGTCCGCGAGGACGGCATCCGGCTCCCGGACGGCACCGAAGGGCTCTACGGCATCGTCGACAAGCCCACCTATGCCCTGGTGATCCCCCGCGACGACGACGGCCGCCTGCACCTCGTGGAGCAGTACCGCTACCCGGTGGGCGGCCGCCGCTGGGAATTCCCGGCGGGCACCGCGCCCGACCGGGCCGACCAGGACCCGGCCGAGCTGGCGGTGCGTGAGCTCGTCGAGGAGACCGGGCTGGCCGCGGAGCACATGACCCTGCTCGGCACGCTCGACTGCGCGCCGGGCATGTCCAGCCAGCGCGGGAACGTCTACCTCGCGACCGGGCTGACCGCGGGGCCGCCGCGCCGTGAGCACTCCGAGCAGGACATGCGCGCCGCCTGGTTCACCACCGCCGAGCTGACGGCGATGATCCGCCGCGGCGCGCTCACCGACGCCCAGTCACTCGCCGCCTGGGCCCTGCTCACCCTGCACGACGCGGGCACCTGA
- a CDS encoding cytochrome P450 family protein, which translates to MTAPSTPGGAVDLMDPAVTTDPNAAYGRLREQAPTATVTMMGSPPAVLATRYDDVRTVLTDPRFVTDPALAGGPDNREMIMEQMGVPADVADYLLRTILTVDGAEHTRLRRLVSRAFTVRRVAALRPRVEEITAALLDQVAAAGAGGAPVDLVETLAYPLPITVICELVGVPEADRAQWHEWGEILTTMDRERTGPALRAAIAHVHALVDARRTEPADDLISALVAAQEEDGDRLSDREMVTMIFAIVMAGHETTAHLLSNGALALLGAPDQLAALRADPAGWPAAVNELMRARGPVQFTQLRYPTVDVELGGTAIPAGTPVIAGLLPANHDPRAFDRPEDLDLARPTGRGEGHVGFGQGAHYCLGAALARQEGEVGLRMLFERFPGLRLAVPAEEVVWLPRPGFSRVAALPVRVG; encoded by the coding sequence ATGACCGCACCGAGCACTCCCGGTGGAGCCGTGGACCTGATGGACCCGGCCGTGACCACCGACCCGAACGCGGCCTACGGGCGGCTGCGCGAACAGGCCCCGACCGCGACCGTGACGATGATGGGCAGCCCGCCCGCCGTCCTGGCCACCCGCTACGACGACGTCCGCACCGTCCTGACCGATCCGCGTTTCGTGACCGACCCGGCGCTGGCCGGCGGGCCGGACAACCGCGAGATGATCATGGAGCAGATGGGGGTCCCCGCCGACGTCGCCGACTACCTGCTGCGCACCATCCTCACCGTCGACGGTGCGGAGCACACCCGGCTGCGCAGGCTGGTGTCGCGGGCGTTCACCGTGCGGCGGGTCGCGGCGCTGCGCCCGCGGGTCGAGGAGATCACCGCCGCACTGCTCGACCAGGTCGCGGCCGCCGGGGCCGGCGGGGCACCGGTCGACCTGGTGGAGACGCTGGCCTACCCGCTGCCGATCACGGTGATCTGCGAGCTCGTCGGGGTGCCGGAGGCCGATCGCGCGCAGTGGCACGAATGGGGCGAGATCCTCACGACGATGGACCGCGAGCGGACCGGACCCGCGCTGCGGGCGGCGATCGCGCACGTGCACGCCCTCGTCGACGCCCGCCGGACAGAGCCGGCCGACGACCTGATCAGCGCGCTCGTCGCCGCGCAGGAGGAGGACGGCGACCGGCTCTCGGACCGCGAGATGGTCACGATGATCTTCGCGATCGTCATGGCCGGGCACGAGACGACCGCGCACCTGCTCAGCAACGGCGCGCTGGCGCTGCTCGGTGCCCCCGACCAGCTCGCCGCGCTGCGGGCCGACCCGGCGGGCTGGCCCGCTGCGGTGAACGAGCTGATGCGGGCCCGCGGCCCGGTGCAGTTCACCCAGCTCCGCTACCCGACCGTCGACGTCGAGCTGGGCGGCACCGCGATCCCGGCCGGGACCCCGGTGATCGCCGGGCTGCTCCCGGCCAACCACGATCCGCGGGCCTTCGACCGTCCCGAGGATCTGGACCTCGCCCGTCCGACCGGCCGCGGCGAGGGGCACGTCGGGTTCGGGCAGGGCGCGCACTACTGCCTGGGCGCCGCGCTGGCCCGCCAGGAGGGCGAGGTGGGGCTGCGGATGCTGTTCGAACGGTTCCCCGGCCTGCGCCTCGCCGTGCCCGCCGAGGAGGTCGTGTGGCTGCCCCGCCCCGGGTTCAGCCGGGTCGCGGCGCTGCCGGTGCGTGTCGGGTGA
- a CDS encoding enoyl-CoA hydratase-related protein, producing MTDYEHLLVKQDGDTVRITMNRPQRRNSLTEGHLRELLDAFESAGRSDATGIVLAGEGKAFSSGHDFGDVAERDLAGVRTLLRLCTTVMHTVQSVPQVVIARVHATAWAAGCQLVASCDLAVAAESATFALPGGKGGWFCHTPAVPVARNIGRKRLMELALTGDPIDAATAADWGLVNYAVPDDDLDARVDELLARATRGSRLSKAVGKQTLYAQLDRPEADAYAVAAEVMASMSQSGGAREGMASFLEKRAPQWTD from the coding sequence ATGACCGACTACGAGCACCTGCTGGTCAAGCAGGACGGCGACACGGTCCGGATCACGATGAACCGCCCGCAGCGACGCAACTCCCTCACCGAGGGCCACCTGCGGGAGCTGCTGGACGCGTTCGAGAGCGCGGGACGCAGCGACGCGACCGGGATCGTGCTGGCCGGGGAGGGCAAGGCGTTCTCCTCCGGCCACGACTTCGGCGACGTCGCCGAGCGCGACCTCGCCGGGGTGCGCACCCTGCTGCGGCTGTGCACCACGGTCATGCACACCGTCCAGTCGGTGCCCCAGGTCGTGATCGCCCGGGTGCACGCGACGGCCTGGGCGGCGGGCTGCCAGCTCGTCGCGTCCTGCGACCTCGCCGTCGCCGCGGAGTCCGCGACGTTCGCGCTGCCCGGCGGCAAGGGCGGCTGGTTCTGCCACACCCCGGCCGTCCCGGTCGCGCGGAACATCGGCCGCAAACGGCTGATGGAGCTGGCCCTGACCGGGGACCCGATCGACGCGGCCACCGCCGCCGACTGGGGTCTGGTCAACTACGCCGTCCCCGACGACGACCTCGACGCCCGCGTGGACGAGCTGCTCGCCCGCGCGACCCGGGGCAGCAGGCTGTCCAAGGCCGTCGGCAAGCAGACCCTCTACGCCCAGCTCGACCGTCCCGAGGCCGACGCCTACGCCGTCGCGGCCGAGGTGATGGCGTCGATGTCGCAGTCCGGAGGCGCCCGCGAGGGCATGGCGTCGTTCCTGGAGAAGCGGGCCCCGCAGTGGACCGACTGA
- a CDS encoding transporter substrate-binding domain-containing protein codes for MHIRTTTRLSRRRLLGAAAALGGIALAGPLLGGCGGPSDPLSRLRAGGDVVVGLSGERPFGYTDGSGRVTGENPEVARAVVTGLGGSGLAAVQTRFDQLIPGLLDGRFDVIAVGLTITALRCQQVAFSRPDYVAGTGLVVPVGNPLGVATLAGVRRSGATLAVLEGSAEQEYALAAGIHADHIVTVDSQGALVREVANGGAQVGALTRIALLDEVRRNAGIGLEVTAAFAPEVAGRPVVGAGAFAFRPADSAFREEFDRGLTALQESGRWLELAAPFGFTAANLPPRDLTVDELCARTPDS; via the coding sequence ATGCACATCCGCACCACCACCCGGCTGAGCCGACGCCGTCTGCTGGGCGCGGCCGCCGCCCTCGGCGGGATCGCGCTGGCCGGGCCGCTGCTGGGCGGCTGCGGCGGGCCGTCGGACCCGCTGTCGCGGCTGCGCGCCGGCGGCGACGTCGTCGTCGGGCTGTCCGGGGAGCGCCCGTTCGGCTACACCGACGGCTCCGGGCGGGTCACCGGGGAGAACCCGGAGGTGGCCCGCGCGGTCGTCACCGGCCTCGGCGGCAGCGGCCTGGCCGCGGTCCAGACGAGGTTCGACCAGCTCATCCCCGGTCTGCTCGACGGCCGCTTCGACGTCATCGCGGTCGGGCTGACCATCACCGCGCTGCGCTGCCAGCAGGTCGCGTTCTCCCGCCCCGACTACGTGGCGGGTACCGGCCTGGTGGTCCCGGTCGGCAACCCCCTCGGGGTCGCGACGCTGGCCGGGGTCCGCCGCTCCGGGGCGACGCTGGCGGTGCTCGAGGGAAGCGCCGAGCAGGAGTACGCACTCGCCGCGGGCATCCACGCCGACCACATCGTCACCGTCGACTCGCAGGGAGCGCTGGTGCGCGAGGTCGCGAACGGCGGCGCACAGGTCGGCGCGCTCACCCGCATCGCGCTGCTCGACGAGGTCCGCCGCAACGCGGGCATCGGGCTGGAGGTGACCGCCGCGTTCGCCCCCGAGGTCGCGGGACGCCCGGTCGTCGGGGCCGGGGCGTTCGCCTTCCGTCCCGCCGACAGCGCCTTCCGCGAGGAGTTCGACCGTGGGCTCACCGCGTTGCAGGAGTCCGGGCGCTGGCTGGAGCTCGCTGCGCCGTTCGGGTTCACCGCGGCGAACCTGCCGCCGCGCGATCTCACCGTCGACGAGCTCTGCGCCCGCACCCCGGACTCGTGA
- a CDS encoding methyl-accepting chemotaxis protein yields the protein MALRIAGIHVPGPSDLLTGAASVVEATGELAGTVAGLPARAGELLEEVGSLVGRIGTIATRAEQLLDRVDGVVDRAEGLIGTVDTVAEEATGLVSRIRPVAEQAEALVARVTGVAGNAEELVGRVTGVAGNAEELVARVGGVADEADTLVRKVTTVSEQADGLVRRVTTVSDEAGELVRRVTTVSEEAGDLVRRVTTVSQNAEGIVEQVSVVTGNASGLLAQVDTVTGEAGGLIRTVGEISERAGGLIGRVETVTTDATGVVTAAKAVSDRAGEVVGQAAGASEQAGELLDLYGPLARRAAPLAQRFVDELSEEEVRAAIRLVDQLPRFTEHMEDDIMPILTTLDRVGPDVHELLDVLKEVRQAIVGIPGFKLLSRRGSEKEEG from the coding sequence ATGGCACTGCGCATCGCGGGGATCCACGTCCCCGGCCCGTCCGACCTGCTCACCGGCGCGGCGTCGGTGGTCGAGGCGACCGGCGAGCTCGCCGGGACCGTCGCCGGGCTGCCCGCGCGGGCCGGGGAGCTGCTGGAGGAGGTCGGCTCGCTGGTCGGCCGGATCGGCACGATCGCGACCCGCGCCGAGCAGCTGCTCGACCGGGTGGACGGCGTCGTGGACCGGGCCGAGGGGCTGATCGGGACCGTCGACACCGTCGCCGAGGAGGCGACCGGGCTCGTGTCCCGGATCCGCCCGGTCGCCGAGCAGGCCGAGGCGCTCGTCGCCCGGGTCACCGGCGTCGCGGGGAACGCCGAGGAGCTCGTCGGACGAGTCACCGGCGTCGCCGGGAACGCCGAGGAGCTGGTGGCCCGGGTCGGCGGGGTCGCCGACGAGGCCGACACCCTGGTCCGCAAGGTCACCACCGTGTCCGAGCAGGCCGACGGCCTGGTCCGGCGGGTCACCACCGTCTCCGACGAGGCCGGCGAGCTGGTCCGGCGGGTCACCACGGTGTCCGAGGAGGCGGGCGACCTCGTCCGCCGGGTCACCACGGTCTCGCAGAACGCAGAAGGCATCGTCGAGCAGGTCTCGGTGGTCACCGGGAACGCGAGCGGGCTGCTCGCGCAGGTCGACACCGTCACCGGCGAGGCGGGCGGGCTCATCCGCACCGTCGGCGAGATCAGCGAGCGCGCCGGCGGCCTCATCGGCCGGGTCGAGACCGTCACCACCGACGCGACAGGTGTCGTCACCGCGGCGAAGGCGGTGTCCGACCGCGCCGGAGAGGTCGTCGGGCAGGCCGCGGGCGCCAGCGAGCAGGCCGGTGAGCTGCTGGACCTCTACGGCCCGCTGGCCCGCCGGGCCGCGCCGCTGGCCCAGCGCTTCGTCGACGAGCTCTCCGAGGAGGAGGTGCGCGCCGCGATCCGGCTGGTGGACCAGCTCCCGAGGTTCACCGAGCACATGGAGGACGACATCATGCCGATCCTCACGACGCTGGACCGTGTCGGACCGGACGTGCACGAACTCCTGGACGTGCTCAAGGAGGTCCGGCAGGCGATCGTCGGGATACCCGGGTTCAAGCTGCTCAGCCGCCGCGGGAGCGAGAAGGAGGAGGGCTGA